A portion of the Fibrobacter sp. UWB4 genome contains these proteins:
- a CDS encoding EAL and HDOD domain-containing protein, which translates to MQSLAYLARQPILDRDGKIFAYELLFRDSPSSDTAIIASDLQATAQVLENILNSIGLTRLVGESKAFINCSREILLDNLFGLLNPDRFVLEILEDVAVDENLIRAIQRHKSFGFELALDDFIMSDEYIRRFEPLFEYVSYVKMDLVDNSPEDIAKASQFFKARNIKLLAEKVEDEPTYRHCKDIGYDYFQGFYFAKPEIVTGQKIDATSAAILEIIKLLRTRPTLESLCDEFDKHPDISANLLQFVNSDIRNKPVIENVKGAIVWVGMKHIQEWLTIMLYAHLDTRS; encoded by the coding sequence ATGCAATCTCTCGCTTACTTGGCACGTCAACCGATTCTCGACCGCGATGGAAAAATCTTCGCGTACGAATTGCTATTCCGGGACTCGCCAAGCAGCGATACCGCAATAATTGCTAGCGACTTGCAGGCGACCGCCCAGGTGCTCGAGAACATTTTGAACAGCATCGGGCTTACACGCCTCGTCGGTGAGAGTAAGGCGTTCATCAACTGCAGTCGCGAGATTCTTCTCGACAACTTGTTCGGGCTTTTGAACCCCGACCGTTTCGTCCTCGAGATTCTTGAAGACGTCGCCGTAGACGAAAATCTCATCCGAGCCATTCAGCGCCACAAGTCTTTCGGTTTCGAGCTTGCACTCGATGACTTTATCATGAGCGACGAATACATCCGCCGCTTTGAACCGCTGTTTGAATACGTCTCCTACGTCAAGATGGACCTGGTCGATAACTCGCCTGAGGACATCGCGAAAGCATCGCAGTTCTTCAAGGCAAGAAATATCAAGCTGCTCGCCGAAAAAGTCGAAGACGAACCGACATACAGGCACTGCAAGGACATCGGCTACGATTACTTCCAGGGATTCTATTTTGCAAAACCCGAAATCGTAACAGGCCAAAAGATCGACGCGACATCGGCCGCTATCCTAGAGATCATCAAGCTCTTGCGCACACGCCCGACGCTCGAAAGCCTCTGTGATGAATTCGACAAGCACCCGGACATTTCGGCGAACCTTTTGCAATTCGTGAATTCCGACATTCGCAACAAGCCCGTCATCGAAAACGTCAAAGGCGCCATCGTCTGGGTCGGCATGAAGCACATCCAGGAATGGCTGACGATCATGCTGTACGCACATTTGGACACCCGCTCATGA
- the hisG gene encoding ATP phosphoribosyltransferase, translating to MIKVALPNKGMLFEPTQELLKACGYKASKPYKTLTQIDSKNGIEFFFLRPSDIPMYVGRGIIDAGITGIDFNAEAKSPAVKVLDLPFGASKLCAAVPNESPIQSLAELKDATIATSFPNIVESYYKKKMDFVVLEGAVEISVSLGVANAIVDVVETGTTLKQAGLRIIGEPLFRSNAAIFCNPQKTELEEVNTLIRRIQGKLVAQTYMMIEYDCPSELLAKACEMTPGLDAPTVTKLHGREWYSVKAMVPREEANAIMDKLWDAGARSILLFGIESARI from the coding sequence ATGATTAAGGTAGCTCTCCCCAACAAGGGCATGCTCTTTGAACCGACCCAGGAACTCCTCAAGGCCTGCGGTTACAAGGCATCGAAGCCCTACAAGACTTTGACCCAGATCGATTCCAAGAACGGTATCGAATTCTTCTTCCTCCGTCCGAGCGACATCCCGATGTACGTGGGTCGCGGCATCATCGACGCTGGCATCACGGGTATCGACTTCAACGCCGAAGCAAAAAGCCCGGCCGTGAAGGTCTTGGACTTGCCCTTTGGCGCTTCCAAGCTCTGCGCTGCAGTGCCGAACGAAAGCCCGATCCAGAGCCTTGCAGAACTCAAGGACGCAACAATTGCAACGAGCTTCCCGAACATCGTAGAAAGCTACTACAAGAAGAAGATGGACTTCGTGGTGCTCGAAGGCGCCGTCGAAATCTCCGTAAGCCTCGGTGTTGCAAACGCCATCGTGGACGTTGTCGAAACAGGCACGACCTTAAAGCAGGCCGGCCTCCGCATTATCGGCGAACCGCTCTTCCGCAGTAACGCCGCCATTTTCTGCAACCCGCAGAAGACCGAACTCGAAGAAGTCAACACGCTCATCCGTCGCATCCAGGGCAAGCTCGTCGCCCAGACGTACATGATGATCGAGTACGACTGCCCCTCCGAACTCTTGGCCAAGGCATGCGAAATGACTCCGGGTCTCGACGCCCCGACGGTCACAAAGCTCCACGGTCGCGAATGGTACTCCGTGAAGGCCATGGTGCCGCGCGAAGAAGCCAACGCCATCATGGACAAGCTCTGGGACGCAGGCGCCCGTAGCATCCTCCTGTTCGGCATAGAAAGCGCTAGAATTTAA
- the hisE gene encoding phosphoribosyl-ATP diphosphatase: MTFEEMYALACQRKKDMPEGKGTTELFKKGPHGIGKKLVEEAAESWMAARFESRDAQCLELSQVLYYVAVMMAEKGLTLEEVYAKL, from the coding sequence ATGACGTTTGAAGAAATGTACGCACTGGCCTGCCAGCGCAAGAAAGACATGCCGGAAGGCAAGGGCACCACGGAACTCTTCAAGAAGGGTCCGCACGGCATCGGCAAGAAGCTCGTCGAAGAAGCCGCCGAAAGCTGGATGGCAGCTCGCTTTGAATCGCGCGACGCCCAGTGCCTCGAACTTTCTCAAGTGCTCTACTATGTTGCCGTCATGATGGCAGAAAAAGGTCTCACCCTCGAAGAAGTGTACGCTAAACTATGA
- a CDS encoding tRNA (guanosine(46)-N(7))-methyltransferase TrmB yields MPGANSVTSNQEALHKDLEEVVRKYVRTTFLRPIADHTREAFAEVEEFVRMFYAGNDTHRIAPQAVILDSGCGTGESTIHIARRFPGIPVIGIDKSYARLNKAGNPSQTAGEEVPANAFWIRAELLDFWRLALERVRSGQWTIPYHAVYYPNPWPKQSEATRRFHMHPIFPTLLALGKTIELRTNWEIYAREFAEATRIAYEERAMSADAIAKGDSRLPRLRSAQAPAGMTDTAGMTIKCESFDPENPETAFERKYKEARQKLWRVLVALPQL; encoded by the coding sequence ATGCCAGGCGCAAATTCTGTAACATCGAACCAGGAAGCTCTGCACAAAGATCTTGAAGAAGTTGTCCGCAAGTACGTGCGGACAACTTTTTTGCGCCCTATCGCAGACCACACACGAGAAGCATTTGCGGAAGTCGAAGAATTCGTGCGGATGTTTTATGCAGGAAATGACACCCATAGGATTGCGCCGCAAGCGGTCATTCTAGATTCTGGCTGCGGGACAGGCGAAAGCACGATCCACATCGCTCGCCGCTTTCCGGGCATTCCCGTCATCGGGATAGACAAGTCCTACGCCCGCCTGAACAAGGCCGGGAACCCATCGCAAACAGCGGGCGAAGAAGTCCCTGCAAACGCGTTCTGGATCCGCGCTGAACTCTTAGACTTTTGGCGGCTCGCCCTGGAGCGCGTCAGATCGGGCCAGTGGACTATTCCGTACCATGCTGTTTATTACCCGAACCCGTGGCCCAAGCAAAGCGAGGCCACGAGACGCTTCCACATGCACCCGATATTCCCGACGCTCCTTGCGCTCGGAAAAACAATAGAACTCCGTACGAACTGGGAAATCTACGCCCGGGAATTTGCCGAAGCCACAAGGATTGCATACGAAGAACGCGCGATGTCTGCCGACGCAATCGCAAAAGGTGATTCCCGCTTACCTCGACTTCGCTCAGCACAGGCTCCGGCCGGAATGACAGATACAGCGGGAATGACAATTAAGTGCGAAAGTTTCGACCCCGAGAATCCTGAAACGGCATTCGAACGCAAGTACAAAGAAGCCCGCCAAAAGCTGTGGCGAGTGCTTGTGGCGTTGCCACAGTTATGA
- a CDS encoding carboxypeptidase-like regulatory domain-containing protein, whose translation MELKQNKYRRMLSLIAPLAIGFSLCACGSDKVAGGGPSGTEAGNAITAQILIANAPAAHAQVKLVEQNSLDGEGYTAVTNDSGIVTIEKVAVGNYTMEAIIDDSALSLQLPVNVKDTVNDIDLGKQSLQKSVFIGGSIADFIDDSSSESFKNMNGFVKFRGLDHSAAITNGKFQVFGLPAGTINMVFIPESVTDTVKISVETDAGDSITTLKPKAPESQNETLLIDDFEDGDNINLIAPEYATSALDGMWNISTYPSLYDFKIIPELPIFVSGHPFNLGIQDSENGGKEVNFTFGFPDTTLVKQSWLCVSMAIGNLSRTYDLSSVDSIAFEAWGKGTAEIQISDENRKPENPPPGVLTYTAGNYTITLAETKTKYKLAFSDLFPNEIDRKNVSSLAFVFHSDAEFHFDNLEFIGKDLLNIWKTKE comes from the coding sequence ATGGAATTGAAACAGAACAAGTACAGACGCATGCTTTCGCTGATTGCCCCGCTTGCAATCGGGTTCTCGCTTTGCGCCTGCGGTTCTGACAAGGTTGCAGGTGGCGGACCGAGCGGCACAGAAGCCGGTAATGCTATCACCGCACAGATCCTTATTGCAAATGCACCTGCCGCACACGCCCAAGTGAAGCTCGTCGAGCAAAACAGTCTCGACGGTGAAGGCTACACGGCGGTCACAAACGACAGCGGCATCGTGACCATTGAAAAAGTCGCCGTTGGCAACTACACGATGGAAGCCATCATTGACGATTCCGCACTTTCGCTCCAGCTCCCTGTCAATGTCAAGGATACAGTGAACGACATCGACCTGGGTAAACAGAGCTTGCAGAAATCCGTCTTCATCGGCGGCTCGATTGCCGACTTTATTGACGATTCCAGCAGCGAAAGCTTTAAGAACATGAACGGCTTTGTCAAGTTCCGTGGTCTTGACCATTCTGCCGCCATCACGAACGGCAAGTTCCAGGTCTTTGGACTCCCGGCAGGCACCATCAACATGGTGTTCATTCCAGAAAGCGTAACGGACACGGTAAAGATTTCTGTCGAAACGGACGCCGGCGACTCGATTACGACTCTCAAGCCAAAGGCTCCCGAATCTCAAAACGAGACTCTCCTCATCGACGATTTCGAAGACGGAGACAATATCAACCTTATTGCTCCCGAATATGCAACCAGCGCTTTGGACGGCATGTGGAATATAAGCACATACCCCAGCCTGTACGATTTCAAAATAATTCCAGAACTTCCAATATTTGTGTCGGGTCACCCGTTTAATCTTGGCATCCAGGATTCAGAAAACGGAGGCAAGGAAGTCAACTTCACCTTTGGATTCCCGGATACAACGCTGGTTAAACAGTCCTGGCTTTGCGTCAGCATGGCTATCGGCAACCTATCTCGGACTTATGACTTGAGTTCTGTAGACTCCATCGCTTTTGAAGCCTGGGGAAAAGGCACCGCAGAAATCCAGATATCCGACGAAAATCGCAAGCCAGAAAATCCGCCACCAGGAGTACTTACATATACTGCCGGAAATTACACCATTACACTTGCTGAGACCAAGACAAAGTACAAGCTTGCATTCTCCGACCTTTTCCCGAACGAGATTGACCGCAAAAACGTAAGCTCGCTTGCATTTGTATTCCATAGCGATGCAGAATTCCACTTTGACAATCTCGAATTCATCGGCAAGGACTTGCTCAACATCTGGAAAACAAAGGAATAA
- a CDS encoding TIGR02147 family protein produces the protein MPEVLDYLEYREYLKDWFVETKKDNPFTSYRYLGQKTGVDPAWLVRVFQKEGHLNESTLPVFIRICGLDDRRAEYFKTLYRFNKTKAKQTLSELYYKLLELRSLETRVLSEPELAYFGSWACAALRALIGITKDTSDIAGLGKHLNPPISQDDARNALGILKQLGLVVPDGTGGWNITDQIISTGGEVKSSAVRSFHRHTMELAQESLDRHKPEERDISSVVFTADESDLPEIKHKIEEFRRGLLQFARKSERADRVYALNIAMYPLSDKVDDPATGPTSPENNGGAK, from the coding sequence ATGCCCGAAGTATTAGACTATCTGGAATATCGAGAGTACCTCAAAGACTGGTTTGTCGAGACCAAGAAAGACAACCCGTTCACATCGTACCGCTATCTCGGCCAGAAAACCGGCGTGGACCCGGCCTGGCTTGTTCGTGTTTTCCAAAAAGAAGGCCATCTGAACGAGAGCACACTCCCCGTGTTCATCAGAATTTGCGGCCTAGACGATCGAAGGGCAGAGTATTTCAAAACCCTTTACAGGTTCAACAAGACCAAGGCGAAGCAGACGCTCTCCGAGCTTTACTACAAGCTCCTGGAACTCCGCTCGCTTGAAACGCGTGTGCTTTCGGAACCGGAACTTGCCTACTTTGGCAGCTGGGCATGCGCGGCCCTCCGCGCCCTCATCGGCATTACGAAGGACACGAGCGATATCGCTGGCCTCGGCAAGCACTTGAACCCGCCTATTTCGCAGGATGACGCCCGCAACGCGCTCGGCATCTTGAAGCAGCTTGGACTCGTCGTTCCAGACGGCACTGGCGGCTGGAATATCACCGACCAGATCATCAGCACCGGCGGCGAAGTCAAGAGTTCCGCAGTCCGCAGTTTTCACAGACACACGATGGAACTTGCGCAAGAATCGCTCGACCGCCACAAGCCCGAAGAGCGCGACATTTCGAGCGTGGTATTTACCGCTGATGAATCCGACCTGCCCGAAATCAAGCACAAGATCGAAGAATTTCGCCGCGGGCTTTTGCAATTTGCCCGCAAGAGCGAACGCGCCGACCGCGTTTACGCACTGAACATCGCCATGTACCCCCTCTCCGACAAGGTGGACGACCCGGCAACAGGCCCTACCTCGCCCGAAAACAACGGAGGTGCCAAATGA
- a CDS encoding patatin family protein, producing MKYKNTAIVVEGGGLRGSYAGGILDVLADKEIKFGGACGTSAGATHLCSFLSGQIGRNFRVDTVHSKSPRYMSFRNLLFTGDYFAFDYCYKQIPYKIDPFEFDKFAAQCQETEFRVCMTDVETGLAEYPRILDYRNEDDMNSIRASASLPILSKIVEIHGRKFLDGGVADSIPFEPMFKSGFERAVVILTRPLGYRKKINKALPLVKLVFRHYPKFVEAVATRHIRYNQALDKLAKLESEGKVFIYRPSRLIKISDIESNKKKIAELYELGKEDAHNKIPDLLKFLEG from the coding sequence ATGAAGTACAAAAACACAGCTATCGTTGTCGAGGGCGGCGGTTTACGCGGGTCGTATGCCGGCGGCATTCTTGACGTACTCGCCGACAAAGAAATCAAGTTTGGTGGGGCATGCGGCACCTCTGCAGGCGCCACGCACCTGTGCAGTTTTCTTTCGGGGCAAATCGGTCGCAATTTTCGCGTCGATACCGTACATTCCAAGAGTCCGCGATACATGAGCTTCAGGAATCTGCTTTTCACGGGCGACTACTTTGCTTTTGACTACTGCTACAAGCAGATTCCGTATAAAATTGACCCGTTTGAATTTGACAAGTTCGCAGCCCAATGCCAAGAGACCGAATTCCGTGTCTGCATGACAGATGTCGAGACAGGTCTTGCCGAATACCCGCGCATTCTGGACTACCGCAACGAAGACGACATGAATAGCATCCGCGCATCGGCAAGCCTCCCAATTTTGAGCAAGATCGTCGAGATTCACGGGAGAAAATTCTTGGACGGCGGCGTTGCCGACAGCATCCCGTTCGAACCCATGTTCAAAAGCGGTTTCGAACGCGCCGTGGTGATCCTTACGCGCCCGCTCGGCTACCGCAAAAAGATCAACAAGGCGCTCCCGCTCGTCAAGCTTGTATTCCGCCATTACCCGAAATTCGTCGAAGCGGTCGCCACGCGCCATATCCGCTACAACCAGGCGCTGGACAAACTGGCCAAACTCGAATCTGAGGGCAAGGTCTTCATCTACCGCCCAAGCCGCCTCATCAAGATTTCGGACATCGAGAGCAACAAGAAGAAAATTGCGGAACTTTACGAGCTCGGCAAGGAAGACGCGCACAATAAAATACCGGATTTGCTGAAGTTTTTAGAGGGATAG
- a CDS encoding NUDIX domain-containing protein, giving the protein MAEEMIDILNSDGTPAGYSRGRTEVHAKGLWHRTVHIWAFAPDGRIVFQLRSHLKENNPNLLDTSCAGHISAGDESRHAGVRELREEMGVTKRPEDLEYLFEATHENILNNGTYFDNEYYDTYKITLSDEEVKKLVPQPGEVDDFILMTREEFLAMHTQNPEKFVDHPKDYAWIQSIQITQK; this is encoded by the coding sequence ATGGCAGAAGAGATGATTGACATTTTGAATAGCGACGGGACTCCGGCGGGGTATTCCCGCGGTCGAACAGAAGTCCATGCGAAGGGTCTCTGGCACCGCACCGTCCACATCTGGGCATTTGCACCCGACGGTAGAATTGTCTTTCAGCTTCGGAGCCACCTCAAGGAAAACAACCCAAACCTACTCGACACGAGCTGCGCAGGGCACATTTCGGCAGGCGACGAAAGCCGTCACGCCGGCGTCCGTGAACTCCGCGAGGAAATGGGCGTCACCAAGCGTCCCGAAGATCTGGAATACCTTTTCGAAGCGACCCACGAGAACATCCTGAACAACGGAACGTATTTCGACAACGAATATTACGACACGTACAAAATAACACTATCTGACGAAGAGGTGAAAAAACTTGTTCCGCAGCCAGGCGAAGTGGATGACTTCATTTTGATGACGCGCGAAGAATTTTTGGCCATGCACACCCAAAATCCCGAAAAATTTGTGGACCACCCCAAAGATTACGCTTGGATACAGTCAATACAAATTACGCAAAAATAA
- a CDS encoding putative transporter, producing the protein MDWLIDLFAKPSVGQQVLALSLTAAIGIMLGKVKVKGVSLGGAGALFVGILLGHIGMRIEPSVLHFMQEFGLILFVYTIGMQVGPGFIDSIKRHGLVLNILAVSIVLLGVLATVLIYFTTNMHDNVPVLIGMLCGAVTNTPSLGAANSALSAAGVDASLTGVGYAVAYPFGVIGIILVMILVRIFFRQKPDTAAAEYQKEIAEQSKEIVSCTLRVDNANLVGCKIKDIPGLTSSGAVVTRHARDQVINMPKGDMTLELHDLVHVVGMPDAIESLQKIIGEKQETPITLQKSNLAVKTILVTNKKILGKSIQQLALNDRFGVTVSRVTRGGFKFTGRLDIRVKFADKLLVVGTPESIAAAAKELGDSLTALDHPEILPAFLGIFLGVIVGSIPLAIPGMPTPLKLGLAGGPLIVAIILSRKRKIGPLNFFMANSANLMLRELGITIFLSCVGLNAGIKFFDVLLNGDGFYYMALSAIITFFPLMIVAIVGKAVFKVNYLSLCGVLAGATTDPPALAFANGLSSSEATNVGYASVYPLTMLLRILSGQVLAILLIS; encoded by the coding sequence ATGGACTGGCTAATTGACCTGTTTGCAAAGCCCTCCGTAGGGCAACAAGTACTCGCGCTATCCTTGACGGCTGCCATTGGCATCATGCTGGGCAAGGTCAAGGTGAAAGGCGTGAGCCTTGGGGGAGCTGGCGCTCTTTTCGTAGGAATCCTTCTCGGTCATATCGGAATGCGAATCGAGCCCAGCGTTCTCCATTTTATGCAGGAATTCGGTCTCATTCTCTTTGTCTATACAATCGGTATGCAGGTAGGCCCGGGCTTTATTGACTCCATAAAGCGACACGGTCTGGTGCTCAATATTCTTGCAGTGAGCATTGTCCTCCTGGGTGTACTTGCTACCGTTCTTATTTACTTCACGACGAACATGCACGATAACGTGCCGGTGCTGATCGGCATGCTTTGCGGTGCCGTGACGAACACTCCGTCGCTCGGTGCTGCAAATTCGGCGCTTTCGGCGGCTGGCGTGGACGCTTCACTCACGGGTGTTGGCTATGCGGTGGCTTACCCGTTCGGCGTGATTGGCATTATCCTCGTGATGATTCTTGTGCGCATTTTCTTTAGGCAAAAGCCGGACACCGCTGCTGCAGAATACCAGAAAGAAATTGCGGAACAGTCCAAGGAAATCGTCTCTTGCACACTCCGTGTGGACAATGCAAATCTTGTGGGCTGCAAGATCAAGGACATTCCGGGGCTTACTTCTTCGGGTGCCGTGGTGACGCGCCATGCTCGCGACCAGGTGATTAACATGCCGAAGGGCGATATGACGCTTGAACTCCATGACTTGGTGCATGTCGTCGGGATGCCGGACGCGATTGAAAGCTTGCAGAAGATTATTGGCGAAAAGCAGGAAACTCCGATTACGCTCCAGAAGTCGAATCTGGCAGTCAAGACGATTCTCGTGACGAACAAGAAAATTCTTGGCAAGAGCATCCAGCAGCTTGCGCTCAACGACCGCTTTGGCGTGACCGTGAGCCGCGTGACGCGAGGCGGATTCAAGTTTACCGGGCGCCTCGATATTCGCGTGAAGTTTGCAGATAAGTTGCTCGTGGTCGGTACGCCGGAAAGCATTGCCGCTGCAGCAAAGGAACTGGGTGACTCGCTCACTGCGCTTGACCATCCGGAAATTCTCCCCGCATTCCTCGGGATTTTCCTCGGCGTGATTGTCGGAAGCATCCCGCTTGCGATTCCTGGAATGCCGACCCCACTCAAGCTCGGCCTTGCTGGTGGTCCTTTGATTGTCGCGATTATCCTTAGCCGCAAGCGTAAGATTGGCCCGCTTAACTTCTTCATGGCGAACAGCGCAAACCTCATGCTGCGTGAACTCGGCATTACGATATTCCTCAGCTGCGTTGGTCTCAATGCCGGTATCAAGTTCTTCGATGTGCTCTTGAATGGCGACGGATTCTACTACATGGCGCTCTCGGCAATTATCACGTTCTTCCCGCTGATGATTGTGGCGATTGTTGGCAAGGCGGTGTTCAAGGTCAATTACCTCTCGCTTTGCGGTGTGCTTGCTGGTGCAACGACAGACCCTCCGGCGCTTGCCTTTGCGAACGGCCTCAGCAGTTCTGAAGCGACGAACGTTGGTTACGCATCTGTTTACCCGCTTACGATGTTGCTCAGAATTTTAAGCGGTCAGGTGCTTGCGATACTCTTGATTTCGTGA
- a CDS encoding bile acid:sodium symporter family protein — MLNLIKAVSRFLSTYTSLFVIACAVIAFFIPTLFGWVHGNTSSIILGIIMLSMGLTITMDDVRNLMKRPADIFLGAVAQYTIMPLVAFTLTKIFGLDPYLAIGIILVGCCPGGVSSNVMSFLAKGDVTYSVSMTMASTLLAPLMTPLLVLWLADTSIEVNAVGMFLNILYVTVFPIAIGFTCNYFFGKRAGFKEFQANMPAVSVIGLALIVGGVIVTVRPQLLTNGMGLIALVLAVVFLHNALGYVLGYSVGRLFKFNTAKKRTISIEVGVQNAGMATVLAGAFFANPENLALHPEAALCVVPCAISCAYHSISGTILAGIYAHMDKKKVQA; from the coding sequence ATGCTTAATTTAATCAAGGCTGTTAGCCGCTTTTTATCGACATACACATCGCTTTTCGTTATCGCATGTGCGGTCATCGCGTTTTTCATCCCCACGCTTTTTGGCTGGGTACACGGCAACACAAGCTCGATTATTCTCGGCATTATCATGCTCAGCATGGGCCTTACCATTACCATGGATGACGTCCGCAACTTGATGAAACGCCCCGCCGACATTTTCCTCGGCGCCGTCGCGCAGTACACCATCATGCCGCTCGTCGCATTTACACTCACAAAGATTTTTGGACTTGACCCGTATTTGGCTATCGGCATTATTCTCGTCGGTTGCTGCCCAGGTGGCGTTTCGAGCAACGTCATGAGTTTCTTGGCTAAAGGCGACGTGACATATTCCGTGAGCATGACAATGGCAAGTACGCTTCTCGCCCCGCTCATGACTCCGCTTTTGGTCCTTTGGCTTGCCGACACGAGCATCGAAGTGAACGCCGTCGGCATGTTCCTCAACATCCTTTACGTGACCGTTTTCCCGATCGCAATCGGCTTCACCTGCAACTACTTCTTCGGCAAACGCGCAGGTTTCAAGGAATTCCAAGCAAATATGCCCGCTGTGAGCGTTATCGGCCTCGCATTAATCGTCGGCGGCGTCATCGTCACCGTGCGTCCGCAGCTTTTGACAAACGGCATGGGCCTTATCGCGCTCGTACTCGCCGTCGTGTTCTTGCATAACGCCCTCGGTTACGTGCTCGGCTACAGCGTCGGTCGTTTGTTTAAATTCAACACCGCCAAGAAGCGCACCATTTCCATCGAAGTCGGTGTGCAGAACGCAGGCATGGCAACCGTCCTCGCAGGAGCATTCTTTGCGAACCCGGAGAATCTAGCCCTTCACCCGGAAGCGGCCCTCTGCGTCGTGCCGTGCGCCATCAGCTGCGCCTACCATTCCATCAGCGGAACAATCCTCGCCGGCATCTATGCGCACATGGACAAGAAAAAAGTCCAAGCTTAA
- a CDS encoding O-acetylhomoserine aminocarboxypropyltransferase/cysteine synthase family protein, with product MSKIETLCIQGGWQPKNGEPRVLPIYQSTTFKYETTNDMADLFDLKASGYFYTRLQNPTNDAVANKIAALEGGVAAMLTSSGQAANFYAVFNICESGDHFISTSAIYGGTSNLFSVTMKKLGIECTFVDQDASDEEIEKAFRPNTKCVFGETVANPAGKVLDLKRFADLAHKHGVPMIVDNTFPTPILCRPIEFGVDIVTHSTTKYMDGHAMAVGGCIVDSGNFDWEANHDRFKGLTEPDPSYHGLAYTKAFGKGAYITKATAQLMRDFGSIQSPQNAFLLNVGLETLHLRMPRHCENALACAKFLKNHPKVAWVNYAGLEGDKYYELSQKQFKGGLPCGVLTFGIKGGREKSIQFMDSLKMICIVTHVADARSCVLHPASHTHRQLSDEQLIEAGVAPDLIRFSVGIENVEDIIADLTQALDKV from the coding sequence ATGTCCAAGATCGAAACTCTTTGCATTCAGGGCGGTTGGCAGCCGAAAAACGGCGAACCGCGCGTTCTCCCCATCTACCAGAGCACCACGTTCAAGTACGAAACCACCAATGACATGGCCGACTTGTTCGACCTGAAGGCCAGTGGCTACTTCTACACCCGTCTGCAGAACCCGACCAACGACGCCGTCGCTAACAAGATCGCCGCTCTCGAAGGTGGTGTTGCCGCCATGCTCACGAGTTCCGGTCAGGCCGCAAACTTCTACGCCGTTTTCAACATCTGCGAATCCGGCGACCATTTCATCAGCACTTCCGCTATTTACGGCGGCACAAGCAACCTCTTCTCCGTCACCATGAAGAAGCTCGGCATTGAATGCACGTTCGTGGACCAGGACGCTTCTGACGAAGAAATCGAAAAGGCTTTCCGCCCGAACACCAAGTGCGTCTTCGGCGAAACCGTCGCAAACCCGGCAGGCAAGGTCTTGGACCTCAAGCGCTTTGCTGATCTCGCCCACAAGCACGGCGTTCCGATGATTGTCGACAACACCTTCCCGACCCCGATTCTCTGCCGTCCGATCGAATTCGGCGTTGACATCGTGACCCACTCCACGACCAAGTACATGGATGGCCACGCCATGGCAGTCGGTGGCTGCATCGTTGACAGCGGCAACTTCGACTGGGAAGCAAACCACGACCGTTTCAAGGGCCTCACCGAACCGGATCCGAGCTACCACGGCCTCGCCTATACGAAGGCTTTCGGCAAGGGCGCTTACATCACGAAGGCAACCGCACAGCTCATGCGCGATTTTGGCTCCATTCAGTCGCCGCAGAACGCATTCCTCTTGAACGTGGGTCTTGAAACGTTGCACCTCCGCATGCCGCGCCACTGCGAAAACGCTCTCGCCTGCGCCAAGTTCCTCAAAAATCACCCGAAGGTCGCTTGGGTCAACTACGCTGGCCTCGAAGGCGACAAGTACTATGAACTCTCCCAGAAGCAGTTCAAGGGTGGCCTCCCGTGCGGCGTTCTCACGTTCGGCATCAAGGGCGGTCGTGAAAAGTCCATCCAGTTCATGGATAGCCTCAAGATGATCTGCATCGTGACCCACGTGGCCGACGCCCGCAGCTGTGTGCTGCACCCGGCAAGCCACACGCACCGTCAGCTCAGCGACGAACAGCTCATCGAAGCAGGCGTTGCACCGGACCTCATCCGTTTCAGTGTCGGTATCGAAAATGTCGAAGACATTATCGCCGACCTCACGCAGGCTCTCGACAAGGTCTAA